One Alligator mississippiensis isolate rAllMis1 chromosome 12, rAllMis1, whole genome shotgun sequence DNA window includes the following coding sequences:
- the LOC109280238 gene encoding E3 ubiquitin-protein ligase TRIM23, producing the protein MDVHARECGICYEAYRVPSRWRVPKLLLCHHSLCLSCLRKLVCHNRAFSFISCPFCRTVTLVPEQGLQALKNDEDILRETSAQSSLPASGVLAAEHKAQEEEEEEEEPPSASECSLSDSTLSLDMDFNYVTHSSIFTVSSTVPPNAIRVPASPGAWHGFHMQEMQNTFVVGLPSRVTPVDIQPPISSVENLRLCFAVGIIILIVSIFFMLVFLK; encoded by the coding sequence ATGGATGTGCACGCCAGAGAATGTGGGATTTGCTATGAAGCCTACAGGGTGCCTTCTAGGTGGCGGGTGCCCAAGCTGCTTTTGTGCCATCACTCCCTTTGCCTCTCCTGCCTCCGGAAGCTGGTCTGCCACAACAGGGCCTTCTCCTTCATCAGCTGCCCCTTCTGCAGAACAGTGACGCTGgtgccagagcaggggctgcaggctctGAAGAATGACGAGGACATCCTGCGGGAGACGTCAGCCCAGAGCAGCCTGCCCGCCTCTGGTGTCTTGGCAGCCGAGCACAaggcccaggaggaggaagaggaggaggaggaaccccCCAGTGCTTCTGAATGTTCCTTGAGTGACTCCACGCTGTCCCTGGACATGGACTTTAACTACGTGACCCACTCATCCATCTTCACTGTCAGCAGCACGGTCCCTCCAAACGCCATCCGGgttccagccagccctggggcctggcatgggTTCCACATGCAGGAGATGCAGAACACCTTTGTGGTGGGGCTCCCGAGCCGGGTGACACCTGTGGACATTCAGCCACCCATCTCCTCAGTGGAGAATCTACGCCTGTGCTTCGCTGTGGGCATCATCATCCTCATTGTGTCCATCTTCTTCATGCTCGTCTTTCTCAAGTAG